From one Pseudomonas sp. S35 genomic stretch:
- a CDS encoding FtsX-like permease family protein, with amino-acid sequence MAVFYWTLRALLSHWRRHPVQFFSVLTGLWLATALLTGVQALNSQARDSYARASQLIGGEPQASLSAPDAASFPQTLFAQLRRAGWPVSPVVQGRVQLKGHEDARLQLMGIDPLSLPGTGAVAGQRLSQAQMLAFFEPPGRTWIAPQTLQALGLHEGQQPLALNGQRLPPLQAQPDMAPGLLLTDIGFAQPLLQMPGQLSRLLLDKAFAAGHPTPPAGLQLRQGEDNNLARLTESFHLNLDALGFLSFVVGLFIVHAAIGLALEQRRGLLRTLRACGVSARLLILGLGVELGVLSLLGGVLGVASGYLLASLLLPDVAASLRGLYGAEVPGQLSLSPWWWLAGLGLSLLGAVLAGASSVWRAARLPLLALANAQAWHEAHGRWLRRQGWVAAAALLIALLALWLGDSLAAGFVVMAALLLGAALGLPVLLNGLLKAVLGRSRTVLGQWFLADCRQQLPALSLALMALLLALAANIGAGSMTSGFRHTFNNWLEQRLTAELYLNPQTPAQAAQLSTWLAHQPLVQRVLPTWQVAVQVQGWPADLFGVVDDPTYREHWPLLDAADAPWDRLLRDDTVMLSEQLARRLSVRLGDWIDIPTPQGVWSPKVVGVYADYGNPKGHILVNSEHLLVHWPTLSPARLNLRVAPPDVAPLVRDVRHAFALDDSRIVDQQQLKGWSSQVFERTFAATAALNSLTLGVAGVALFISLLTQSQSRLGQLAPLWALGVTRRQLMLLNLGQTWLLAVLTLMLALPLGVLLAWCLDAVINVQAFGWRLPLQVFPWQLAQLLGLAMLATLLASAWPLWQLYRSRPADLLRTFAHED; translated from the coding sequence GTGGCGGTGTTTTATTGGACACTGCGCGCCTTGCTCAGCCATTGGCGGCGTCACCCGGTGCAGTTTTTCAGCGTGCTCACCGGCCTGTGGCTGGCGACCGCACTCTTGACCGGCGTGCAGGCGCTCAACAGCCAGGCGCGCGACAGTTATGCCCGCGCCAGCCAGTTGATCGGCGGCGAACCCCAGGCCAGCCTCAGTGCGCCGGACGCTGCCAGTTTCCCGCAAACGCTGTTTGCCCAATTGCGCCGCGCTGGTTGGCCGGTATCTCCGGTGGTGCAGGGGCGGGTGCAACTTAAGGGGCATGAGGACGCGCGCCTGCAATTGATGGGCATCGACCCGCTGTCATTGCCCGGCACCGGCGCGGTGGCGGGGCAACGTTTGAGCCAGGCGCAGATGCTCGCCTTCTTTGAGCCGCCGGGGCGTACCTGGATCGCGCCGCAAACCTTGCAGGCCCTGGGGCTGCACGAGGGGCAGCAACCCCTGGCGCTGAACGGGCAACGCCTGCCGCCCCTGCAAGCTCAACCCGACATGGCGCCCGGCCTGTTACTCACCGATATCGGCTTTGCTCAACCCCTGCTTCAGATGCCTGGGCAGCTATCGCGACTGCTGCTGGACAAGGCCTTCGCCGCTGGCCATCCCACGCCTCCCGCCGGGCTGCAACTCAGGCAGGGCGAGGACAACAACCTGGCGCGCCTGACCGAGAGCTTTCACCTGAACCTTGACGCGTTGGGCTTCCTGTCCTTTGTGGTGGGGCTGTTTATCGTGCACGCCGCCATCGGCCTGGCCCTGGAGCAACGGCGCGGGCTGCTGCGCACCTTGCGTGCCTGCGGGGTCAGTGCGCGTTTGTTGATCCTCGGGCTTGGGGTGGAGTTGGGTGTGTTGTCGCTGCTGGGCGGCGTGCTCGGCGTCGCCAGCGGCTACCTGCTGGCCAGCCTATTGCTGCCGGATGTGGCTGCCAGCCTGCGCGGCTTATATGGCGCCGAAGTACCGGGGCAGTTGAGCCTGAGCCCTTGGTGGTGGCTGGCGGGGCTGGGCTTGAGCCTGTTGGGTGCCGTGCTTGCGGGCGCCAGCAGTGTGTGGCGGGCGGCGCGCCTGCCGTTGCTGGCGTTGGCCAACGCCCAGGCCTGGCACGAGGCCCATGGCCGTTGGTTACGGCGCCAGGGCTGGGTCGCCGCAGCGGCGTTGCTGATCGCACTGTTGGCGCTTTGGCTGGGCGATAGCCTGGCCGCTGGTTTTGTCGTGATGGCGGCGTTGCTGCTCGGCGCGGCCTTGGGCTTGCCGGTGCTGCTCAACGGGCTGCTCAAGGCGGTGTTGGGGCGCAGCCGTACGGTACTTGGCCAGTGGTTTCTTGCCGATTGCCGCCAACAACTGCCGGCCTTGAGCCTGGCGCTGATGGCGCTGCTGCTGGCCCTGGCCGCGAATATCGGTGCCGGCTCCATGACGTCGGGCTTTCGCCATACCTTCAATAACTGGCTGGAACAACGCCTGACTGCCGAGCTGTACCTCAACCCGCAAACCCCGGCGCAGGCTGCTCAGCTCAGCACCTGGCTGGCGCACCAACCGTTGGTACAAAGGGTGTTGCCGACCTGGCAGGTCGCCGTGCAAGTGCAGGGCTGGCCGGCGGATCTGTTCGGGGTGGTCGACGATCCGACCTATCGCGAGCACTGGCCCTTGTTGGACGCCGCCGATGCACCTTGGGACCGCTTGCTGCGTGACGACACCGTGATGCTCAGCGAGCAGTTGGCGCGCAGGCTTTCAGTCAGGCTCGGGGATTGGATCGATATCCCCACACCCCAAGGTGTCTGGTCACCCAAGGTGGTGGGGGTCTACGCCGATTACGGCAATCCCAAGGGGCATATCCTGGTCAATTCCGAGCACCTGCTGGTGCACTGGCCGACCCTCTCGCCGGCGCGTTTGAACCTGCGTGTCGCGCCGCCCGATGTGGCGCCACTGGTGCGAGACGTGCGGCATGCATTTGCCCTGGACGACAGCCGCATCGTCGATCAACAGCAACTCAAGGGCTGGTCGAGCCAGGTGTTCGAACGCACCTTCGCGGCGACCGCAGCCCTCAACAGCCTGACCTTGGGCGTGGCTGGCGTAGCACTGTTCATCAGCCTGCTGACCCAGAGCCAGAGCCGCCTCGGCCAACTGGCACCGCTGTGGGCGCTGGGGGTGACGCGGCGGCAGTTGATGCTGCTGAACCTGGGGCAGACCTGGCTGCTGGCGGTGCTCACCCTGATGCTGGCGTTGCCACTGGGAGTGCTGCTGGCGTGGTGCCTGGACGCGGTGATCAACGTGCAAGCCTTTGGCTGGCGCCTGCCATTGCAAGTGTTCCCCTGGCAGCTCGCACAATTACTCGGGTTGGCGATGCTGGCCACCTTGTTAGCATCGGCCTGGCCGCTTTGGCAGTTGTACCGCAGCCGCCCGGCGGATTTGCTTCGGACCTTTGCCCATGAAGATTAA
- a CDS encoding ABC transporter ATP-binding protein — translation MLQVQGVFKSYATPQGPLAVLAGVDLHLASRSSLALMGESGSGKSTLLHLVAGLDRLDRGSIQVGEQRLDQMSEAQLAHWRRTEIGLVFQQFNLIGSLRVDDNLAFQARLAGRFDPLWQAQLVERLGLGDLLRRYPEQLSGGQQQRVAVGRALASRPGLLLADEPTGNLDEATSDEVLQLLLDLLRDSPTSLLMVTHSPRIAARLDQQVVLHHGRVLPADAR, via the coding sequence ATGTTGCAGGTGCAAGGTGTCTTCAAAAGCTACGCCACCCCTCAAGGCCCGTTGGCGGTGCTGGCCGGTGTGGACTTGCACCTGGCCTCACGCAGCAGCCTGGCGTTGATGGGCGAGTCGGGCAGTGGCAAGAGCACGTTGTTGCACTTGGTGGCGGGGCTTGATCGGCTGGATCGCGGCAGTATCCAGGTGGGTGAACAGCGTCTCGACCAGATGAGCGAGGCGCAACTGGCCCACTGGCGGCGCACTGAAATCGGTCTGGTGTTCCAGCAGTTCAACCTCATCGGCAGTTTGCGCGTCGACGACAACCTGGCGTTCCAGGCCCGACTGGCGGGGCGTTTTGATCCGCTCTGGCAGGCGCAGTTGGTGGAACGCCTGGGCCTGGGTGACTTGCTCAGGCGTTATCCGGAACAGCTCTCGGGCGGCCAGCAACAGCGGGTTGCAGTCGGACGGGCGTTGGCATCGCGGCCAGGTTTGTTGTTGGCCGACGAGCCCACCGGCAACCTCGACGAAGCCACCAGCGACGAGGTGCTGCAACTGCTGCTGGACCTGTTGCGCGACAGCCCCACCAGCCTATTGATGGTCACCCACAGCCCCCGCATCGCTGCGCGGCTCGACCAGCAGGTGGTGTTGCATCATGGTCGTGTGCTGCCGGCGGATGCGCGCTGA
- a CDS encoding histidine phosphatase family protein has product MLRLINTTLPTVSKVNEVVDITLTKPRSPRAFFKRLHRRWPGIAVIAVVLACGLLWPASPRDLGVGNRLLTSQVMPLWRDGDVIVLVRHEERCDRSTNPCLGPVEGLTINGSQQAEALGKAFKSLGMDGSDVLASPAIRTAQTLRFMFGKNELTSGQQAVCGAAMGEELLSHKQPGRNLVFVTHSGCIADFEKAQGFPRAAFPEYGSALFVQVLPNGQFKTLGIVNNPDWPAALKHF; this is encoded by the coding sequence ATGTTGCGCCTAATTAATACAACATTGCCAACAGTGTCCAAGGTGAATGAAGTGGTAGACATTACCCTGACCAAACCACGCTCGCCCCGGGCTTTTTTCAAACGCCTGCATCGGCGCTGGCCAGGCATCGCCGTGATCGCCGTGGTGCTCGCCTGCGGCCTGCTCTGGCCGGCTTCGCCACGGGATCTTGGCGTGGGCAATCGCCTGTTGACCTCCCAGGTCATGCCGCTGTGGCGCGACGGCGACGTGATCGTGCTGGTGCGCCATGAAGAGCGCTGCGACCGTTCGACCAACCCGTGCCTGGGGCCGGTCGAAGGCCTGACGATCAACGGCAGCCAACAGGCCGAAGCACTCGGCAAGGCCTTTAAATCATTGGGTATGGACGGCAGCGACGTGCTCGCCAGCCCGGCCATTCGTACCGCCCAGACCTTGCGCTTCATGTTCGGTAAAAACGAGCTGACCTCCGGCCAGCAGGCCGTCTGCGGCGCGGCCATGGGCGAAGAACTGCTCAGCCACAAGCAGCCCGGGCGCAACCTGGTATTTGTGACGCACAGCGGTTGCATCGCCGACTTCGAAAAAGCCCAGGGCTTCCCCCGTGCGGCATTCCCCGAGTACGGCAGCGCGCTGTTCGTGCAAGTGTTGCCCAACGGTCAATTCAAGACCCTGGGCATCGTGAATAACCCGGACTGGCCGGCGGCGCTCAAGCACTTCTAA
- the arnT gene encoding lipid IV(A) 4-amino-4-deoxy-L-arabinosyltransferase, which produces MPRLNPLWLLLLALAAFYVLPLGLHGLWTPDETRYAQISQEMLQTGNWVAPHFMGIRYFEKPAAGYWLIALGQEVFGQNLFGVRIASALTSGLSVLLAYLIARRLWNDPRKSFACALLYLSVGLVAGQAGYANLDPQFTLWVNLSLVALWFALDSRTSRSRLGAWAVLGFGCAMGFMTKGFLAWALPVLIAVPYMLWQRRQGELLRYGPLAVGVAVLVCLPWVLAIHHQEPDFWRFFFWNEHIRRFSADNAQHVRPWWFFLPILAVACLPWAGLLPNTLRQAWQQKRQPAVGFLALWLLLPLGFFSLSNGKLPTYIMPCLLPLALLMGHTLSDLLRNGHPRTIRLNGLLNVVIGMAAMIGLLYLQIARPLYSNSHAEMVGLSLAFIVLLVWILTNLLQALRPLTLWAMPALGIGVLVILLPASMPAQIADNEMPDPFVLEHLDALQHTHALLSNELGSASALAWRLQRADVTLYDTEGELRYGLQFADAGQRKIELGEVQAWLHEARQHGSVGVLMRVNSTSEMREVGQLPLGGKRYSKGYLQLILYPQLPAAH; this is translated from the coding sequence ATGCCCCGTTTAAATCCCCTGTGGTTATTGTTACTTGCCTTGGCCGCGTTCTACGTATTGCCCCTGGGCCTGCACGGCCTGTGGACCCCGGATGAGACCCGCTACGCCCAGATCAGCCAGGAAATGCTCCAGACCGGCAATTGGGTAGCGCCGCACTTCATGGGCATCCGCTATTTCGAAAAACCCGCCGCCGGTTATTGGCTGATTGCCCTCGGCCAAGAAGTATTTGGCCAGAACCTGTTCGGCGTACGCATCGCCTCGGCCCTGACCAGCGGCTTGAGCGTGCTGCTCGCGTACCTGATCGCTCGTCGCCTGTGGAACGACCCGCGAAAAAGCTTCGCCTGTGCCCTGCTTTACCTGAGCGTTGGCCTGGTGGCTGGACAAGCGGGGTACGCCAACCTCGACCCGCAGTTCACCCTGTGGGTCAACCTGAGCCTGGTGGCGCTGTGGTTTGCCCTCGACAGCCGTACCTCGCGCAGCCGCCTGGGCGCCTGGGCCGTGTTGGGGTTTGGGTGTGCAATGGGCTTCATGACCAAGGGTTTCCTGGCGTGGGCGCTGCCGGTGTTGATTGCCGTGCCCTATATGCTTTGGCAACGGCGCCAGGGCGAGCTACTGCGGTATGGACCGCTGGCGGTGGGCGTAGCGGTGCTGGTGTGCCTGCCCTGGGTGCTGGCGATCCATCACCAGGAGCCGGACTTCTGGCGCTTCTTTTTCTGGAATGAACACATTCGCCGTTTCAGCGCCGACAACGCCCAGCACGTGCGACCCTGGTGGTTCTTCCTGCCGATCCTCGCCGTGGCATGCCTGCCCTGGGCCGGCCTGCTGCCCAACACGCTGCGCCAGGCCTGGCAGCAAAAACGCCAGCCCGCCGTTGGTTTCCTGGCCTTGTGGCTGCTGCTACCGCTGGGGTTTTTCAGCCTGAGCAACGGCAAGCTGCCGACCTACATCATGCCGTGCCTGTTGCCCCTGGCATTGCTGATGGGACACACCTTGAGCGACCTGCTGCGCAACGGCCACCCACGCACGATCAGGCTCAATGGCCTGCTCAACGTGGTGATCGGCATGGCGGCCATGATCGGCCTGCTCTACCTGCAAATCGCCAGACCGCTGTACAGCAACAGCCACGCCGAGATGGTCGGCCTGTCCCTGGCCTTTATCGTGTTGCTGGTGTGGATCCTCACCAACCTGCTGCAAGCCTTGCGCCCGCTCACGCTATGGGCGATGCCGGCCCTGGGCATCGGCGTGCTGGTGATCCTGCTGCCGGCGAGCATGCCGGCGCAGATCGCCGATAACGAAATGCCCGACCCGTTCGTGCTCGAACACTTGGACGCGCTGCAACACACCCATGCCCTGCTGAGCAACGAACTGGGCAGCGCCAGCGCCCTCGCCTGGCGCCTGCAGCGCGCCGATGTGACGCTGTATGACACCGAAGGCGAGTTGCGCTACGGCTTGCAGTTCGCGGATGCAGGCCAGCGCAAAATCGAGCTGGGCGAGGTACAGGCCTGGCTCCACGAAGCACGCCAGCACGGCTCGGTGGGCGTGCTCATGCGGGTCAACAGCACCAGTGAAATGCGCGAGGTTGGGCAGTTGCCGCTGGGAGGTAAGCGTTATTCCAAGGGGTATTTGCAGCTGATTCTGTATCCGCAGTTGCCTGCTGCGCATTGA